One Brassica napus cultivar Da-Ae chromosome C2, Da-Ae, whole genome shotgun sequence DNA window includes the following coding sequences:
- the LOC106380947 gene encoding uncharacterized protein LOC106380947: LGNRRYVSCSPISSPSSLALLSTKTRSPLPFFLLTLKPLIFSSRIPDLPSSLFASRRPRDFINRRDEFVDCARTGWNRKIRPEYGFDDEDYEDEHEEEEEEDRSLDLLLRFVENVFRKVSKRARRAVRSILPVSISTKLVGFSVNGVLMLAFLWILKAFLEVACTLGTIVFSSILLKYNIFLMFKS, encoded by the exons TTAGGCAACAGAAGATACGTCTCCTGCTCACCAATCTCATCGCCGTCTTCTCTCGCTCTCCTCTCAACCAAAACTCGATCTCCACTCCCCTTCTTCCTCCTCACTCTCAAACCCCTAATCTTCTCCTCCAGAATCCCCGATCTTCCTTCTTCCCTTTTCGCTTCCCGGCGACCTCGCGATTTCATCAAC AGGAGGGATGAGTTCGTCGACTGTGCGCGGACAGGCTGGAACCGGAAGATCAGACCGGAGTACGGGTTCGATGACGAGGATTACGAAGACGAGCacgaagaggaggaggaagaagatagAAGCTTGGATCTTTTACTTAGGTTCGTGGAGAATGTCTTTAGAAAAGTCTCCAAGAGAGCGAGGAGAGCCGTCCGATCAATCTTGCCTGTTTCCATCTCCACCAAGCTG GTGGGTTTCTCAGTGAATGGCGTACTTATGCTTGCGTTTTTGTGGATCTTGAAGGCCTTTCTCGAG GTAGCTTGTACACTTGGGACTATTGTATTTTCGAGCATTCTGCTTAAATACAATATCTTCttgatgtttaaatcttaa
- the LOC111212877 gene encoding protein CUP-SHAPED COTYLEDON 2-like, with translation MDIPYHHYDHGGDSQYLPPGFRFHPTDEELITHYLLRKVIEGCFSSRAIAEVDLNKSEPWQLPGKAKMGEKEWYFFSLRDRKYPTGLRTNRATEAGYWKATGKDREIYSSKTCALVGMKKTLVFYKGRAPKGEKSSWVMHEYRLEGKFSYHFISRSSKDEWVISRVFKKTGLATTGASAGASISVSNGTGTSKKTKIPSNISTNYREQPSSPSSVSLPPLLDPTTTLGYTDSSWSYDSRSTNTPVITTAITEHVSCFSTATTTTALGLDVNVDSFNHLLPPVPPGFDPFLRFVSRNVSPLSNFRSFQENFNHFPYYGSSSASTMTTSVNLPSSHGGTGMNYWLQTTAEENETKAGLLNGGLDCVWNY, from the exons ATGGACATTCCGTACCACCACTATGACCACGGAGGAGACAGCCAATATCTTCCTCCGGGTTTCAGGTTTCATCCGACAGATGAAGAGCTCATCACTCATTACCTCCTCCGTAAGGTCATCGAGGGCTGCTTCTCAAGCCGTGCCATCGCAGAGGTTGATCTCAACAAGAGCGAGCCTTGGCAACTTCCCG GGAAAGCTAAGATGGGAGAGAAAGAATGGTATTTTTTTAGCCTCCGTGACCGGAAATATCCGACGGGACTGAGAACAAATAGAGCAACGGAGGCTGGTTACTGGAAAGCTACCggaaaagatagagagatttaTAGTTCAAAGACTTGTGCACttgttgggatgaagaagactCTTGTCTTCTACAAAGGACGAGCTCCTAAAGGAGAAAAGAGCAGTTGGGTTATGCATGAATATCGTCTTGAAGGCAAATTCTCTTACCATTTCATCTCCAGAAGCTCGAAG GACGAATGGGTgatctctagggttttcaagaAAACCGGGTTAGCTACTACCGGAGCCTCAGCAGGAGCAAGTATTAGCGTTAGCAATGGTACTGGTACGtctaaaaagacaaaaataccCTCGAACATCTCCACAAACTACCGTGAGCAACCAAGCTCTCCTTCCTCCGTCTCACTTCCTCCTCTCCTTGACCCCACCACAACCCTCGGCTACACCGACAGCAGCTGGTCCTACGACAGCCGTAGCACCAACACACCGGTCATAACCACCGCAATAACCGAGCACGTGTCCTGTTTCTCCACTGCCACTACTACAACTGCCTTGGGCTTAGATGTTAACGTCGACTCATTCAACCATCTTCTACCGCCTGTGCCGCCTGGGTTTGACCCTTTTCTTCGCTTTGTCTCAAGAAACGTCTCGCCTCTATCTAACTTTAGGTCGTTCCAAGAGAACTTCAATCACTTTCCTTACTATGGGTCGTCTTCGGCATCCACCATGACCACCTCCGTTAACCTGCCTTCTTCCCACGGTGGCACCGGAATGAACTACTGGCTACAGACAACGGCGGAAGAAAACGAGACAAAGGCCGGTCTGCTTAATGGTGGACTTGATTGCGTATGGAATTACTAG